One part of the Paramormyrops kingsleyae isolate MSU_618 chromosome 2, PKINGS_0.4, whole genome shotgun sequence genome encodes these proteins:
- the mtx3 gene encoding metaxin-3 isoform X1, which produces MAAAMELSCWGEGWGLPSVHTESLVVLAYAKFSGAKLTIQPVDWTWKTLTGTVPALHCEGHTVTEPAQILNFLRKQRYNADYELSAKQGADTLAYIALLEEKLRPALLHTFWVDTENYTNLTRPWFASRCPFPLNFFIPGRQARVALSLILLTKGESPLHSITEVEAKVYNEAKECLNLLSHRLGTSPYFFGKMPGSLDAFVFGYIAPLLKASLPSGPLKQHLNQLTNLCQFCDAVLKTYFDDDAPGSPPVSQDASVDANLQKLTQLVNKESNLIEKMDDNLRSSPQHKPRAPPARPTTLSSQKNSTPA; this is translated from the exons ATGGCGGCCGCCATGGAACTGAGCTGCTGGGGAGAAGGCTGGGGGCTCCCGTCTGTGCACACCGAGTCGCTCGTCGTGCTG gCATATGCAAAGTTTTCTGGGGCTAAACTCACCATTCAGCCTGTTGACTGGACCTGGAAAACACTGACAG GGACCGTGCCAGCATTGCATTGTGAAGGACACACAGTGACAGAGCCAGCCCAGATCCTTAACTTCTTGAGAAAGCAG AGGTACAATGCTGACTATGAGCTCTCGGCCAAACAAGGAGCAGATACCTTGGCATACATCGCACTGCTGGAGGAGAAGCTGCGACCAGCACTG CTGCACACCTTCTGGGTGGACACAGAGAACTACACCAACCTGACCCGGCCCTGGTTTGCCTCCCGATGTCCTTTCCCGCTCAACTTCTTCATCCCGGGTCGGCAGGCCCGTGTGGCTCTTTCCCTCATCCTGCTGACCAAAGGGGAATCGCCACTGCACAGCATCACCGAGGTGGAGGCAAAG GTCTACAATGAAGCCAAAGAGTGCCTGAACTTGCTGTCACACCGGCTGGGAACATCCCCATACTTCTTTGGAAAGAT GCCAGGAAGCCTGGATGCCTTTGTATTTGGGTACATCGCTCCCCTGCTGAAGGCCAGCCTGCCAAGTGGTCCCCTCAAGCAGCATTTGAACCAGCTCACCAACCTGTGCCAATTCTGTGACGCAGTCCTCAAGACCTACTTTGATGACGACGCCCCCG GTTCTCCACCCGTCAGCCAGGACGCATCAGTTGACGCGAACCTGCAGAAACTGACACAGCTTGTTAACAAAGAGTCCAACCTCATCGAGAAG ATGGATGACAATCTTCGCAGCAGCCCCCAGCACAAGCCTCGAGCCCCCCCTGCCAGACCCACCACCTTGTCCAGCCAAAAGAACTCCACACCGGCATGA
- the mtx3 gene encoding metaxin-3 isoform X2 — MAAAMELSCWGEGWGLPSVHTESLVVLAYAKFSGAKLTIQPVDWTWKTLTGTVPALHCEGHTVTEPAQILNFLRKQRYNADYELSAKQGADTLAYIALLEEKLRPALLHTFWVDTENYTNLTRPWFASRCPFPLNFFIPGRQARVALSLILLTKGESPLHSITEVEAKVYNEAKECLNLLSHRLGTSPYFFGKMPGSLDAFVFGYIAPLLKASLPSGPLKQHLNQLTNLCQFCDAVLKTYFDDDAPDG; from the exons ATGGCGGCCGCCATGGAACTGAGCTGCTGGGGAGAAGGCTGGGGGCTCCCGTCTGTGCACACCGAGTCGCTCGTCGTGCTG gCATATGCAAAGTTTTCTGGGGCTAAACTCACCATTCAGCCTGTTGACTGGACCTGGAAAACACTGACAG GGACCGTGCCAGCATTGCATTGTGAAGGACACACAGTGACAGAGCCAGCCCAGATCCTTAACTTCTTGAGAAAGCAG AGGTACAATGCTGACTATGAGCTCTCGGCCAAACAAGGAGCAGATACCTTGGCATACATCGCACTGCTGGAGGAGAAGCTGCGACCAGCACTG CTGCACACCTTCTGGGTGGACACAGAGAACTACACCAACCTGACCCGGCCCTGGTTTGCCTCCCGATGTCCTTTCCCGCTCAACTTCTTCATCCCGGGTCGGCAGGCCCGTGTGGCTCTTTCCCTCATCCTGCTGACCAAAGGGGAATCGCCACTGCACAGCATCACCGAGGTGGAGGCAAAG GTCTACAATGAAGCCAAAGAGTGCCTGAACTTGCTGTCACACCGGCTGGGAACATCCCCATACTTCTTTGGAAAGAT GCCAGGAAGCCTGGATGCCTTTGTATTTGGGTACATCGCTCCCCTGCTGAAGGCCAGCCTGCCAAGTGGTCCCCTCAAGCAGCATTTGAACCAGCTCACCAACCTGTGCCAATTCTGTGACGCAGTCCTCAAGACCTACTTTGATGACGACGCCCCCG ATGGATGA
- the mtx3 gene encoding metaxin-3 isoform X3, with the protein MAAAMELSCWGEGWGLPSVHTESLVVLAYAKFSGAKLTIQPVDWTWKTLTGTVPALHCEGHTVTEPAQILNFLRKQRYNADYELSAKQGADTLAYIALLEEKLRPALLHTFWVDTENYTNLTRPWFASRCPFPLNFFIPGRQARVALSLILLTKGESPLHSITEVEAKVYNEAKECLNLLSHRLGTSPYFFGKMPGSLDAFVFGYIAPLLKASLPSGPLKQHLNQLTNLCQFCDAVLKTYFDDDAPGSLPVPFHPSAPSPGSPPVSQDASVDANLQKLTQLVNKESNLIEKMDDNLRSSPQHKPRAPPARPTTLSSQKNSTPA; encoded by the exons ATGGCGGCCGCCATGGAACTGAGCTGCTGGGGAGAAGGCTGGGGGCTCCCGTCTGTGCACACCGAGTCGCTCGTCGTGCTG gCATATGCAAAGTTTTCTGGGGCTAAACTCACCATTCAGCCTGTTGACTGGACCTGGAAAACACTGACAG GGACCGTGCCAGCATTGCATTGTGAAGGACACACAGTGACAGAGCCAGCCCAGATCCTTAACTTCTTGAGAAAGCAG AGGTACAATGCTGACTATGAGCTCTCGGCCAAACAAGGAGCAGATACCTTGGCATACATCGCACTGCTGGAGGAGAAGCTGCGACCAGCACTG CTGCACACCTTCTGGGTGGACACAGAGAACTACACCAACCTGACCCGGCCCTGGTTTGCCTCCCGATGTCCTTTCCCGCTCAACTTCTTCATCCCGGGTCGGCAGGCCCGTGTGGCTCTTTCCCTCATCCTGCTGACCAAAGGGGAATCGCCACTGCACAGCATCACCGAGGTGGAGGCAAAG GTCTACAATGAAGCCAAAGAGTGCCTGAACTTGCTGTCACACCGGCTGGGAACATCCCCATACTTCTTTGGAAAGAT GCCAGGAAGCCTGGATGCCTTTGTATTTGGGTACATCGCTCCCCTGCTGAAGGCCAGCCTGCCAAGTGGTCCCCTCAAGCAGCATTTGAACCAGCTCACCAACCTGTGCCAATTCTGTGACGCAGTCCTCAAGACCTACTTTGATGACGACGCCCCCGGTA GTCTTCCTGTCCCTTTCCATCCATCTGCACCTTCTCCAGGTTCTCCACCCGTCAGCCAGGACGCATCAGTTGACGCGAACCTGCAGAAACTGACACAGCTTGTTAACAAAGAGTCCAACCTCATCGAGAAG ATGGATGACAATCTTCGCAGCAGCCCCCAGCACAAGCCTCGAGCCCCCCCTGCCAGACCCACCACCTTGTCCAGCCAAAAGAACTCCACACCGGCATGA